In a single window of the Chaetodon trifascialis isolate fChaTrf1 chromosome 19, fChaTrf1.hap1, whole genome shotgun sequence genome:
- the exoc8 gene encoding exocyst complex component 8, with protein MSETGNRLRKLLESPNFDPQNYVKQLSQQSDGDRDLQEHRQKIQNLADETAQNLKKNVYKNYRQFIETAKEISYLESEMYQLSHILTEQKSIMESITQALLSTDKDETSKEMQAAFPKETEEVKQRTLTSLLEKVEGGKNIMDTPGRHLVYNGDLVEFDVDNMSPIQKVHAFLMNDCLLIATWLPNRRGTVKYKYNALYDLESFAVVNVKDNPPMKDMFKILMFPDSRIFQAENSKIKKEWLEILDETKKNKVTKDRHKKEEEVPTSPVRAEVSTNPFDVDDDEPADAEESVDLSLEWIQELPEDLDVCIAQRDFEGAVDLLDKLNEYLKEQPVTPRVRELRLKVDERVRQLTEVLVFELSPDRSLRGGPKATRRAVSQLIRLGQSTKACELFLKNRAAAVQTAIRQLRIEGATLLYIHKLCNIFFTSLLETAKEFEMDFAGNTGCYSAFVVWSRSAMRMFVDAFSKQVFDSKESLSTAAECVKVAKEHCQQLTEIGLDLTFTLQTLLVKDIKAGLLSYKDIIMEATKHRNSEEMWRRMNLMTPEALAKLKDEMRGCGMGSFEQYTGDDCWVNLSYTVVAFTKQMMSFLEEGLKLYFPELHMVLLESLREIILVAVQHVDYSLRCEQDPEKKAFIVQNATFLHDTVLPVVERRFEEGVGKPAKQLQDLRKSTRPVRINPESTTSVV; from the exons ATGTCGGAAACCGGGAACCGACTACGGAAGCTGCTAGAATCGCCGAATTTCGACCCGCAAAATTACGTCAAGCAGCTGTCACAGCAGTCCGATGGCGACAGAGATTTACAGGAGCACCGGCAAAAAATCCAAAACTTGGCCGACGAAACGGCTCAAAACCTGAAGAAAAACGTCTACAAGAACTACAGACAGTTCATCGAGACGGCCAAAGAGATCTCGTACCTGGAGAGCGAGATGTACCAGCTGAGCCACATCCTGACGGAGCAGAAGAGCATCATGGAGAGCATCACCCAGGCCTTGCTGTCCACTGACAAAGACGAGACCTCCAAAGAGATGCAGGCCGCGTTCCCCAAAGAGACCGAGGAGGTGAAGCAGAGGACGCTCACCTCGCTGCTGGAGAAGGTGGAGGGGGGCAAGAACATCATGGACACCCCGGGGAGACACCTCGTCTACAACGGTGACCTGGTGGAGTTCGATGTGGACAACATGTCCCCCATCCAGAAGGTGCACGCTTTCCTGATGAACGACTGTCTGTTGATCGCCACCTGGCTGCCGAACCGCCGAGGTACtgtgaagtacaagtacaacGCCCTGTACGACCTGGAGAGCTTCGCCGTGGTCAACGTGAAGGACAACCCTCCCATGAAGGACATGTTCAAGATCCTCATGTTCCCAGACAGTCGCATCTTCCAGGCCGAGAACAGCAAAATCAAGAAGGAGTGGCTGGAGATCCTGGACGAAACCAAGAAGAACAAAGTCACCAAGGACAGACacaagaaagaggaggaggtccCCACGTCTCCCGTGAGGGCCGAGGTGTCCACCAATCCTTTCGACGTGGACGACGACGAGCCGGCCGACGCCGAAGAAAGTGTGGACCTCAGCCTGGAGTGGATCCAAGAGCTGCCGGAGGACCTGGACGTCTGCATCGCCCAGAGAGACTTCGAGGGCGCCGTGGACCTGCTGGACAAACTCAACGAGTATCTGAAGGAGCAGCCGGTCACCCCGAGGGTCCGAGAGCTGCGGCTGAAGGTGGACGAGCGCGTGCGGCAGCTGACGGAGGTCCTGGTGTTCGAGCTGTCTCCGGATCGGTCTCTTCGTGGTGGACCGAAGGCCACCCGGCGGGCCGTGTCCCAGCTGATCAGACTAG GTCAGTCCACCAAAGCCTGCGAGCTGTTCCTGAAGAACCGGGCCGCCGCGGTGCAGACGGCCATCCGGCAGCTTCGCATCGAAGGAGCCACGCTGCTCTACATCCACAAGCTCTGCAACATCTTCTTCACCAGCCTGCTGGAGACGGCCAAAGAGTTTGAGATGGACTTCGCGGGGAACACCGGCTGCTACTCCGCCTTCGTGGTCTGGTCCCGATCGGCCATGAGGATGTTTGTGGACGCCTTCAGCAAGCag GTGTTCGACAGTAAGGAGAGCCTGTCGACAGCAGCGGAGTGCGTGAAGGTGGCGAAGGAGCACTGTCAGCAGCTGACGGAGATCGGCCTGGACCTGACCTTCACGCTGCAGACCCTGCTGGTCAAAGACATCAAGGCGGGCCTGCTGAGCTACAAGGACATCATCATGGAGGCCACCAAGCACCGGAACTCCGAGGagatgtggaggaggatgaacCTCATGACCCCCGAGGCTCTGGCTAAGCTCAAG GACGAGATGCGCGGCTGCGGCATGGGCAGCTTCGAGCAGTACACCGGCGACGACTGCTGGGTGAACCTGAGCTACACCGTCGTGGCCTTCACCAAGCAGATGATGAGCTTCTTGGAGGAGGGCCTGAAGCTCTACTTCCCCGAGCTGCACATGGTGCTGCTGGAGAGCCTGAGGGAGATCATCCTGGTGGCCGTGCAGCACGTGGACTACAGCCTCCGCTGCGAGCAGGACCCCGAGAAGAAGGCCTTCATTGTGCAGAACGCCACCTTCCTCCACGACACCGTGCTGCCGGTGGTGGAGCGCAGGTTCGAGGAGGGCGTGGGCAAGCCGgccaaacagctgcaggacCTGAGGAAGAGCACCAGGCCGGTTCGAATCAATCCAGAGAGCACCACGTCTGTGGTCTGA